The proteins below are encoded in one region of Chiloscyllium plagiosum isolate BGI_BamShark_2017 chromosome 7, ASM401019v2, whole genome shotgun sequence:
- the tbccd1 gene encoding TBCC domain-containing protein 1 — MEQPSVHLWVKHETFIVGVLQIPPPSKFSMHYLRKMATYVRTKGGDGGYPRLSWPMWRHIACGKLQLAEYLAWLYFETFDSLLERSSEERLEWAEAVSHCRSEEEVDKLKSKLSVDTLQFLLFLYVQQLNKVSLRTSLIGEEWPSPRSRSPDLDGKSNSQNKNMDDHNHLVFVLNHLSELLELLLDPEQLTASNNTTHDSMISVEAVKALNFLIEGSVGQNEVVYPVHELALWQPVLATSGYSRLSKMFCFRKLQSWLRSVLGPNPFGTAVCFRKGKKLAWAQQVEGTTKRAKIACNIYTAPKGHKVVVMTQVYKQTLAKSSDQLVGAHVKIHRCNDCYIYLLSPLRSVSIENCRNTTFVLGPVQTTIHIHSCDDVKVIAICHRLSVSSSSSCTFHCLTPTNPLIMSGNMSLTFAPYHTYYPMLEDHMARTGIATIPNYWNKPLCIGVDNNEMPVYQLLSPKEFHPFVIPFEIEGDTMEIPGGLPPQYEKAVRQREQKIQNWQKTIKEAGLSKEQRKLFQNLVEQEFCEWLDQTGHRQQLDSLIPAPASSKQTTC, encoded by the exons ATGGAGCAGCCAAGTGTTCATCTTTGGGTAAAACATGAAACCTTCATTGTTGGGGTATTGCAGATCCCACCTCCTTCAAAATTCAGTATGCACTACCTTCGAAAAATGGCAACATATGTTCGAACAAAGGGAGGAGATGGTGGTTATCCCAGACTTTCTTGGCCAATGTGGAGGCACATTGCTTGTGGAAAGTTGCAACTGGCTGAATATTTGGCTTGGCTGTATTTTGAAACGTTTGACAGTCTTCTAGAGAGAAGTTCAGAGGAGAGGCTGGAGTGGGCTGAGGCAGTATCTCATTGCAGGTCAGAAGAGGAAGTTGACAAACTGAAAAGTAAG CTGTCAGTAGACACACTGCAGTTTCTGCTGTTTCTGTACGTACAGCAGCTGAACAAAGTTTCTCTCCGAACATCCTTGATTGGTGAGGAATGGCCAAGTCCCAGGTCACGATCACCTGATCTAGATGGTAAATCTAATTCTCAGAACAAG AATATGGATGACCACAACCATCTGGTATTTGTTCTGAACCACTTGTCAGAGTTGCTGGAGCTTCTACTGGACCCTGAACAACTCACTGCTTCAAACAACACAACCCATGACAGTATGATATCTGTAGAAGCAGTGAAAGCATTGAACTTTCTCATTGAAGGAAGTGTTGGTCAGAATGAAGTAGTTTATCCTGTGCACGAACTGGCTCTCTGGCAACCGGTTCTAGCCACATCTGGCTACTCCAGACTCTCCAAGATGTTCTGTTTCCGTAAACTACAGAGCTGGTTGAGAAGTGTGCTAGGACCAAATCCATTTGGTACTGCAGTCTGCTTCCGAAAAGGAAAGAAACTGGCGTGGGCACAGCAAG TTGAAGGTACGACAAAACGGGCaaagattgcatgcaatatttatACAGCACCTAAAGGCCACAAGGTGGTGGTAATGACACAAGTATACAAGCAAACCCTGGCTAAGAGCTCAGATCAACTGGTTGGAGCTCATGTTAAAATTCATCGCTGCAATGACTGCTATATATATCTCTTATCTCCTTTAAG GTCTGTCAGTATTGAAAATTGCCGAAATACAACCTTTGTTCTCGGTCCTGTTCAAACAACCATCCACATCCATAGCTGTGATGATGTGAAAGTAATAGCTATCTGCCATAGACTTTCagtctcatcatcatcatcatgcaCTTTTCACTGTCTCACGCCCACCAACCCTCTAATCATGTCTGGAAACATGAGCTTAACATTTGCTCCATACCATACTTACTATCCAATGTTGGAGGATCACATGGCAAGGACAGGGATAGCTACAATCCCCAATTACTGGAATAAGCCATTATGCATTGGTGTGGACAACAATGAAATGCCCGTCTATCAGCTGCTGTCCCCCAAAGAATTTCATCCTTTTGTGATCCCATTTGAAATAGAGGGGGATACGATGGAGATCCCTGGAGGACTACCACCACAATATGAAAAAGCTGTAAGACAGAGAGAGCAGAAGATTCAGAATTGGCAGAAGACTATTAAGGAGGCCGGTCTTAGCAA AGAACAACGCAAGCTGTTTCAAAACCTAGTGGAGCAGGAGTTCTGTGAATGGCTTGATCAAACTGGACATCGTCAGCAACTGGACAGTCTCATCCCAGCACCTGCTTCCTCAAAACA